A DNA window from Kitasatospora atroaurantiaca contains the following coding sequences:
- a CDS encoding TetR/AcrR family transcriptional regulator, which yields MTPARGDHDARRIEVSEAVWRVLAERGFGGLTLRAVAAEMSATTGLLTHYFPNKRALLAYALDVLERRTADRPRPAAESVLAGGTPGDGAVAGLAMLRAVLLDALPLTPENAASNRIWVGSWDVALADPELAAEHAERYRRSRERIAGHVADAQRLGELSLEKPAEEVAAAVQGFVLGLVVQALFAPGEFPAARQAELLDGYLAAL from the coding sequence ATGACGCCTGCCCGTGGAGACCATGACGCACGCCGGATCGAGGTCTCGGAGGCGGTGTGGCGGGTGCTGGCCGAGCGCGGCTTCGGCGGGCTGACCCTGCGCGCGGTGGCCGCCGAGATGAGCGCGACCACCGGGTTGCTCACGCACTACTTCCCGAACAAGCGGGCGCTGCTGGCGTACGCGCTGGACGTCCTGGAGCGGCGAACGGCGGACCGCCCGCGCCCCGCCGCCGAGAGCGTGCTGGCCGGCGGAACGCCAGGTGACGGCGCCGTCGCGGGGTTGGCGATGCTGCGGGCCGTGCTGCTGGACGCCCTGCCGCTCACGCCCGAGAACGCGGCGAGCAACCGGATCTGGGTCGGGTCATGGGACGTGGCACTGGCCGATCCGGAGCTGGCGGCCGAGCATGCCGAGCGGTACCGCCGCTCGCGCGAGCGGATCGCCGGGCACGTCGCCGACGCCCAGCGGCTGGGGGAGCTGTCCCTGGAGAAGCCCGCCGAGGAGGTGGCGGCCGCCGTGCAGGGCTTCGTGCTCGGCCTGGTGGTGCAGGCGCTCTTCGCGCCCGGGGAGTTCCCCGCGGCTCGGCAGGCCGAGCTGCTGGACGGGTATCTCGCCGCGCTGTGA
- a CDS encoding single-stranded DNA-binding protein has translation MNETLVTMVGNVASAVSYAQTPAGVPVANFRMAATERRYDRGKGDWVDGDTNWVTVVAWRWLATNVVSSVNKGDPVVVSGRLRIREWGDEDRRRCTVEIDARAVGHDLARGTSAFRWAVQAKPELVAGRSGREEVPALPAGSSVERVLPAVEQAVPDWIVAAVEARRAPEAAGATAPEVAEVSEVACVAQTVGADREDIARTDRVGAA, from the coding sequence GTGAACGAGACCCTGGTGACGATGGTCGGCAATGTCGCTTCGGCGGTGAGCTATGCGCAAACGCCCGCCGGAGTGCCCGTGGCGAACTTCCGGATGGCGGCGACGGAGCGCCGTTACGACCGGGGTAAAGGCGACTGGGTGGACGGCGACACGAACTGGGTGACGGTGGTGGCCTGGCGCTGGTTGGCGACCAACGTGGTGAGTTCGGTGAACAAGGGCGACCCGGTGGTCGTCAGCGGCCGACTGCGTATCAGAGAGTGGGGCGACGAGGACCGGCGGCGCTGCACGGTGGAGATCGACGCGCGGGCCGTCGGTCACGATCTTGCGCGCGGTACCTCGGCCTTCCGCTGGGCGGTACAGGCCAAACCCGAGCTCGTGGCGGGGCGTTCGGGGCGGGAGGAGGTGCCGGCGCTGCCTGCCGGGTCCTCGGTGGAGCGGGTGCTGCCCGCCGTGGAGCAGGCGGTGCCCGACTGGATCGTCGCGGCGGTCGAAGCGAGGCGCGCGCCGGAGGCGGCCGGAGCAACCGCACCCGAGGTGGCCGAGGTGTCCGAAGTGGCCTGCGTTGCGCAGACGGTGGGAGCAGATCGTGAGGACATTGCGCGTACGGACCGTGTCGGCGCCGCTTGA
- a CDS encoding Cys-Gln thioester bond-forming surface protein has translation MFHKQGRALSRIATVMLASGMVVVGGLATAGAAAAASPSATGATGVLVPGVRYSETIKIGDKTVQGGIIQLKTDGDKLLDTYCIDLFNGTKPSAVYQETGWESSSLAGKPEQAGKILWILQHSFPKVSAEQLAKDTKIEGLSKEDAAAGTQAAIWHFSDGANAVPEDAEARQLTDYLIGHAIKLEEPKPTLTLNPAAVSGKSGALLGPITVTTNGSSVALALDEAGTKAGLAITDKAGKAVKSAKSGDQIYAKAPAGANPGSATIKATTSAEVAIGRAFTGVNAEGKHSQTLILAGSEPVPATAGVTVNWAPTGPIPAVTAKVDCVQGAVVVTATNNGDQDYTFTLAGKSVTVKPGATQSVPVKVGEDQPYDITVTGPNGFKQQFKGVLNCKTDSTTTTPTPTTGTPGTTTGGGLATTGGGSETPVLAGIAGALVIAGGAAVFALRRRGRHSRTSA, from the coding sequence ATGTTCCACAAGCAGGGGCGGGCTCTCTCCCGCATAGCCACTGTCATGCTCGCGTCGGGCATGGTCGTGGTCGGCGGTCTCGCAACCGCGGGTGCGGCGGCTGCCGCGAGCCCGAGTGCTACGGGCGCGACCGGGGTGCTGGTGCCCGGTGTCCGCTACAGCGAGACGATCAAGATCGGCGACAAGACGGTCCAGGGCGGCATCATCCAGCTCAAGACCGACGGCGACAAGCTTCTCGACACCTACTGCATCGACCTGTTCAACGGCACCAAGCCGAGCGCGGTCTACCAGGAGACCGGCTGGGAGTCGAGCTCCCTGGCGGGCAAGCCCGAGCAGGCCGGCAAGATCCTCTGGATCCTGCAGCACTCCTTCCCCAAGGTGAGCGCCGAGCAGCTGGCCAAGGACACCAAGATCGAGGGCCTGTCGAAGGAGGACGCGGCCGCCGGCACCCAGGCCGCCATCTGGCACTTCTCCGACGGTGCGAACGCCGTCCCGGAGGACGCGGAGGCGCGTCAGCTCACCGACTACCTGATCGGGCACGCGATCAAGCTGGAGGAGCCGAAGCCGACCCTCACCCTCAACCCCGCGGCGGTCTCGGGCAAGAGCGGCGCTCTGCTCGGCCCGATCACCGTGACCACCAACGGTTCCTCGGTGGCCCTGGCGCTGGACGAGGCCGGGACGAAGGCCGGCCTGGCCATCACCGACAAGGCGGGCAAGGCGGTCAAGTCCGCCAAGTCCGGTGACCAGATCTACGCCAAGGCCCCGGCGGGCGCGAACCCCGGTTCCGCCACCATCAAGGCCACCACCTCCGCCGAGGTGGCGATCGGCCGCGCCTTCACCGGTGTGAACGCCGAGGGCAAGCACAGCCAGACCCTGATCCTCGCGGGCTCCGAGCCGGTCCCGGCCACCGCGGGCGTCACCGTCAACTGGGCGCCCACCGGCCCGATCCCGGCCGTGACCGCCAAGGTCGACTGCGTCCAGGGCGCCGTGGTGGTCACCGCGACCAACAATGGCGACCAGGACTACACCTTCACCCTGGCCGGCAAGTCCGTGACCGTGAAGCCGGGCGCCACCCAGAGCGTCCCGGTCAAGGTCGGCGAGGACCAGCCGTACGACATCACCGTCACCGGCCCCAACGGCTTCAAGCAGCAGTTCAAGGGCGTCCTGAACTGCAAGACCGACAGCACCACCACCACGCCCACCCCGACCACCGGTACCCCCGGCACCACGACCGGCGGCGGCCTGGCCACCACCGGTGGCGGCAGCGAGACCCCGGTGCTGGCCGGTATCGCCGGTGCGCTGGTGATCGCCGGTGGAGCGGCGGTCTTCGCCCTGCGCCGCCGCGGCCGCCACAGCCGCACCTCGGCCTGA
- the ettA gene encoding energy-dependent translational throttle protein EttA — MAEFIYTMRKVRKAHGDKVILDDVTLNFLPGAKIGVVGPNGAGKSTVLKMMAGLEQPSNGEAYISPGYTVGMLLQEPPLDETKTVLENVEDGVKEIKGKLNRFNEIAELMATDYSDALLDEMGKLQEDLDHANAWDLDAQLEQAMDALGCPPGDWPVTKLSGGEKRRVALCKLLLEAPDLLLLDEPTNHLDAESVNWLEQHLEKYAGTVVAVTHDRYFLDNVAEWILELDRGRAYPYEGNYSTYLETKQSRLKVEGQKDAKRAKRLREELEWVRSNAKGRQAKSKARLARYEEMAAEADKMRKLDFEEIQIPPGPRLGNIVIEVNNLSKAFGEKVLIDDLSFTLPRNGIVGIIGPNGAGKTTLFKMLLGEETPDGGSIKVGETVKTSYVDQGRANIDPKKTLWAVVSDELDWINVGQVEMPSRAYVSAFGFKGPDQQKPAGILSGGERNRLNLALTLKQGGNLLLLDEPTNDLDVETLSSLENALLEFPGCAVVISHDRWFLDRVATHILAYEGESKWFWFEGNFESYEKNKVERLGADATRPHRATYKKLTRG; from the coding sequence GTGGCGGAATTCATCTACACCATGCGCAAGGTGCGCAAGGCACACGGCGACAAGGTCATCCTTGACGACGTGACGCTCAACTTCCTCCCCGGGGCGAAGATCGGCGTCGTCGGCCCCAACGGCGCCGGTAAGTCCACCGTGCTGAAGATGATGGCCGGTCTGGAGCAGCCCTCCAACGGCGAGGCCTACATCTCGCCCGGCTACACCGTCGGCATGCTCCTCCAGGAGCCCCCGCTCGACGAGACCAAGACGGTCCTGGAGAACGTCGAGGACGGCGTCAAGGAGATCAAGGGGAAGCTCAACCGCTTCAACGAGATCGCCGAGCTGATGGCGACCGACTACTCGGACGCGCTGCTGGACGAGATGGGCAAGCTCCAGGAGGACCTGGACCACGCCAACGCCTGGGACCTCGACGCCCAGCTGGAGCAGGCCATGGACGCCCTGGGCTGCCCGCCCGGCGACTGGCCGGTCACCAAGCTATCCGGTGGCGAGAAGCGCCGGGTGGCGCTCTGCAAGCTGCTGCTCGAGGCCCCCGACCTCCTGCTCCTCGACGAGCCCACCAACCACCTCGACGCCGAGTCGGTGAACTGGCTGGAGCAGCACCTCGAGAAGTACGCCGGCACCGTCGTCGCCGTGACCCACGACCGGTACTTCCTGGACAACGTCGCCGAGTGGATCCTCGAGCTCGACCGCGGCCGCGCCTACCCGTACGAGGGCAACTACTCCACCTACCTCGAGACCAAGCAGTCCCGTCTCAAGGTCGAGGGCCAGAAGGACGCCAAGCGCGCCAAGCGGCTCAGGGAAGAGCTGGAGTGGGTCCGCTCCAACGCCAAGGGCCGCCAGGCCAAGTCCAAGGCCCGCCTCGCCCGCTACGAGGAGATGGCGGCCGAGGCCGACAAGATGCGGAAGCTGGACTTCGAGGAGATCCAGATCCCGCCGGGCCCGCGCCTGGGCAACATCGTCATCGAGGTCAACAACCTCTCCAAGGCCTTCGGCGAGAAGGTCCTGATCGACGACCTGAGCTTCACCCTGCCGCGCAACGGCATCGTCGGCATCATCGGCCCGAACGGTGCTGGCAAGACCACGCTGTTCAAGATGCTGCTCGGCGAGGAGACCCCGGACGGCGGCAGCATCAAGGTCGGCGAGACCGTCAAGACCAGCTACGTCGACCAGGGCCGCGCCAACATCGACCCGAAGAAGACCCTGTGGGCCGTCGTCTCCGACGAGCTCGACTGGATCAACGTCGGCCAGGTCGAGATGCCGTCCCGCGCCTACGTCTCGGCGTTCGGCTTCAAGGGCCCGGACCAGCAGAAGCCGGCCGGCATCCTCTCCGGCGGTGAGCGCAACCGCCTCAACCTCGCGCTCACCCTCAAGCAGGGCGGCAACCTGCTGCTCCTCGACGAGCCGACCAACGACCTCGACGTCGAGACGCTCTCCTCGCTGGAGAACGCCCTGCTCGAGTTCCCGGGCTGCGCCGTGGTCATCTCCCACGACCGCTGGTTCCTGGACCGGGTGGCCACCCACATCCTCGCCTACGAGGGCGAGAGCAAGTGGTTCTGGTTCGAGGGCAACTTCGAGTCGTACGAGAAGAACAAGGTCGAGCGACTCGGTGCCGACGCCACCCGTCCGCACCGCGCCACCTACAAGAAGCTGACCCGCGGCTGA
- a CDS encoding acyl-CoA thioesterase produces the protein MARHIYACPLRWSDMDAFGHVNNVVFLRYLEEARIDFMFTQAAEAGAGEFAGGSVVARHEIDYKRPLVHRPEPVTIETWVTKIGGASLTVSYEIKDTAEDGTETVYVRASTVVVPYDLGEGRPRRISPVEKAFLIRFMDERSMAEVPAVAAV, from the coding sequence GTGGCACGCCACATCTACGCCTGCCCCCTGCGGTGGTCCGACATGGACGCCTTCGGGCACGTCAACAACGTGGTCTTCCTGCGCTACCTGGAGGAGGCCCGGATCGACTTCATGTTCACCCAGGCCGCCGAGGCCGGCGCCGGGGAGTTCGCGGGCGGCTCGGTGGTCGCGCGCCACGAGATCGACTACAAGCGCCCGCTGGTCCACCGGCCCGAGCCGGTGACCATCGAGACCTGGGTCACCAAGATCGGCGGCGCCTCGCTGACGGTCTCCTACGAGATCAAGGACACCGCCGAGGACGGCACCGAGACGGTCTACGTCCGGGCCTCCACCGTGGTCGTCCCCTACGACCTGGGCGAGGGCCGGCCGCGCCGGATCAGCCCCGTGGAGAAGGCGTTCCTCATCCGCTTCATGGATGAGCGCAGCATGGCCGAGGTCCCGGCCGTCGCCGCAGTCTGA
- a CDS encoding globin, with amino-acid sequence MNDIRRGTLSEETFFDTVGGEPTFRRLVHLFYQGVAEDELLRPMYPEGDLGPAEERLALFLMQYWGGPRTYSEERGHPRLRMRHVPFRVDRAAHDAWLKHMRTAVDGLDLPAEAEQQLWDYLTYAAASMINTAG; translated from the coding sequence GTGAATGACATCCGGCGTGGCACGCTCAGCGAGGAGACCTTCTTCGACACGGTCGGCGGTGAGCCGACCTTCCGGCGGCTGGTGCACCTGTTCTACCAGGGCGTCGCCGAGGACGAGTTGCTGCGGCCGATGTACCCGGAGGGGGACCTCGGCCCGGCCGAGGAGCGGCTGGCCCTGTTCCTGATGCAGTACTGGGGCGGCCCGCGCACGTACAGCGAGGAGCGCGGCCACCCCCGGCTGCGGATGCGGCACGTTCCGTTCAGGGTGGACCGCGCCGCCCACGACGCCTGGCTCAAGCACATGCGCACGGCCGTGGACGGGCTGGACCTGCCGGCCGAGGCCGAGCAGCAGCTCTGGGACTACCTGACGTACGCCGCCGCCTCGATGATCAACACGGCGGGCTGA
- a CDS encoding ABC transporter permease: MSTPPPADRTEKERVSAFASLSRVMLVGFLRDKAALFFVLAMPLMFLLLFGVLFKSAGASHVKVAQVGQVQVLDSVQGDGRAELEKVLTITKVDDESAALQKVKKGELDGLIEQGPGGQVVLRFSAADQVKGGSVRAIIDSVVRQANQAASGREPAFTLVPSQVEDNSLKPIQYLTPGLLGWAIATGAVFGASFTLVNWRKKRVLRRLRLAPVSAGAVVGARVGVSVAVALAQTAIFLVVATMPFFGLKLTGDWWLIVPLVVCSTIAFMSIGLVTGAVAKTEEAANGINQIIVLPMSFLGGAFFPLDGAPDWLQTFSRFLPLRYLVTSAQSVLTRGGGLMDALPAMGGLLAFAAVMTAIAWRFFSWDDA, from the coding sequence ATGAGCACTCCTCCCCCTGCTGACCGGACCGAGAAGGAGCGGGTCAGCGCGTTCGCCAGCCTCTCCCGGGTGATGCTGGTCGGCTTCCTGCGGGACAAGGCCGCGCTGTTCTTCGTGCTGGCCATGCCGCTGATGTTCCTGCTGCTCTTCGGCGTGCTGTTCAAGAGCGCCGGCGCCTCGCACGTGAAGGTCGCCCAGGTCGGCCAGGTGCAGGTGCTGGACTCGGTGCAGGGCGACGGCCGGGCGGAGCTGGAGAAGGTCCTCACCATCACCAAGGTCGACGACGAGAGCGCCGCCCTCCAGAAGGTGAAGAAGGGCGAGCTGGACGGGCTGATCGAGCAGGGCCCGGGCGGCCAGGTGGTGCTGCGCTTCAGCGCGGCCGACCAGGTCAAGGGCGGCAGCGTACGGGCCATCATCGACTCCGTGGTGCGGCAGGCCAACCAGGCGGCCTCCGGCCGGGAGCCGGCCTTCACGCTGGTACCGAGCCAGGTCGAGGACAACTCGCTGAAGCCGATCCAGTACCTGACACCCGGCCTGCTGGGCTGGGCGATCGCGACCGGCGCGGTGTTCGGCGCCTCGTTCACCCTGGTCAACTGGCGCAAGAAGCGGGTGCTCCGCCGGCTCCGGCTGGCACCGGTCAGCGCCGGCGCCGTGGTCGGCGCGCGGGTGGGCGTGAGCGTGGCGGTCGCGCTGGCCCAGACCGCGATCTTCCTGGTGGTGGCCACCATGCCGTTCTTCGGCCTGAAGCTCACCGGCGACTGGTGGCTGATCGTGCCGCTGGTGGTCTGCTCCACGATCGCCTTCATGTCGATCGGCCTGGTCACGGGCGCGGTCGCCAAGACCGAGGAGGCGGCGAACGGGATCAACCAGATCATCGTGCTGCCGATGTCGTTCCTCGGCGGTGCGTTCTTCCCGCTGGACGGAGCGCCCGACTGGCTGCAGACCTTCTCCCGCTTCCTGCCGCTGCGCTACCTGGTCACCTCCGCCCAGTCGGTGCTGACCCGGGGCGGCGGCCTGATGGACGCCCTGCCCGCCATGGGCGGACTGCTGGCCTTCGCCGCCGTGATGACGGCGATCGCCTGGCGCTTCTTCAGCTGGGACGACGCGTAG
- a CDS encoding ABC transporter ATP-binding protein, with product MTAAITADVIRKRYGDVQAVDGVSLTVETGEFYGILGPNGAGKTTTLEILEGIREPDEGRVELLGMAPWPRNTKLLPRIGVQFQASAFFVKLTARETIRTFASFYGVGPKRADAMLERVGLADSASVLTDQMSGGQAQRLSIACALAHDPELVFLDEPTTGLDPQARRNLWDLLRDINSEGRTVVLTTHYLDEAEVLCDRVSVMDHGKVLRTGAPAALVREIDDTVRVSVESGLLTADSARALFTAAGAEITNLEDDGVSLAVSTRAPAPVLSVLAEQGALRGLEVRGATLEDVFLQLTGREYRA from the coding sequence ATGACTGCAGCAATAACCGCTGACGTGATCCGGAAGCGGTACGGGGATGTCCAGGCCGTCGACGGGGTGTCACTCACCGTCGAGACTGGCGAGTTCTACGGAATTCTTGGGCCCAACGGGGCCGGTAAGACCACCACTCTGGAGATCCTGGAGGGGATCCGCGAGCCCGACGAGGGCCGCGTCGAGCTGCTGGGGATGGCCCCCTGGCCGCGCAACACCAAGCTGCTGCCGCGCATCGGCGTGCAGTTCCAGGCCTCGGCCTTCTTCGTGAAGCTGACGGCCCGTGAGACCATCCGCACCTTCGCCTCCTTCTACGGCGTCGGCCCCAAGCGCGCCGATGCGATGCTGGAGCGGGTCGGCCTGGCCGACTCCGCGTCCGTGCTGACCGACCAGATGTCCGGCGGCCAGGCGCAGCGGCTCTCCATCGCCTGCGCCCTGGCCCACGACCCGGAGCTGGTCTTCCTGGACGAGCCGACCACCGGCCTCGACCCGCAGGCCCGCCGCAACCTCTGGGACCTGCTCCGGGACATCAACTCCGAAGGCCGTACGGTCGTGCTGACCACCCACTACCTCGACGAGGCCGAGGTGCTCTGCGACCGGGTCTCGGTGATGGACCACGGCAAGGTGCTGCGGACGGGCGCCCCGGCGGCGCTGGTCCGCGAGATCGACGACACCGTGCGGGTGAGCGTCGAGTCAGGCCTGCTGACCGCGGACTCGGCCCGCGCGCTGTTCACCGCCGCCGGCGCCGAGATCACCAACCTGGAGGACGACGGGGTCTCACTCGCCGTCTCGACCCGCGCCCCGGCCCCGGTGCTCTCCGTACTGGCGGAGCAGGGCGCCCTGCGCGGACTCGAGGTGCGCGGAGCCACCCTGGAGGACGTCTTCCTCCAGCTGACCGGACGGGAGTACCGCGCATGA
- a CDS encoding FHA domain-containing protein: MAICPRGHESQAEDWCDFCGFPMTPPPGLAVPGSAPFGAPAGAPPAPPGPPPGAPRPPAPPVGPPTAQPMGQPDVTAGLVTCPICRSPQTGRYCEECGYDYDLSSPSRRQSPPAAAAPAGYGYPPPAPSPSPYQPPTPAPAPTPAPYQPPVPPPPPAEPSPFRPPTPAPGPFEPSSSFEGGSPFEKARPYENAAPFEKARPFEQAPAFPEPDGYERTGPVYAQPGPNAPGDEFGTSFRLAPPAGAPAGPPAPPARATWMAVVSADRDYFTDMMARSGPEAAGLFFPPYCPERRIPLTGRGQLRIGRRSQHRGTVPEIDLSVPPEDPGASHQHAMLAEQADGSWVLVDQDSTNGTTVNGGADPVPPHTAIPLNDGDRIHIGAWTTITLHRS; the protein is encoded by the coding sequence ATGGCGATCTGCCCTAGGGGCCATGAGTCGCAGGCCGAGGACTGGTGCGACTTCTGCGGCTTCCCGATGACGCCGCCGCCCGGCCTGGCCGTGCCGGGCTCGGCGCCGTTCGGCGCTCCTGCGGGCGCACCCCCCGCGCCGCCCGGCCCGCCGCCCGGCGCACCCCGGCCGCCGGCCCCGCCGGTGGGCCCGCCTACGGCGCAGCCGATGGGGCAGCCCGACGTCACGGCCGGCCTGGTCACCTGCCCGATCTGCCGGTCGCCGCAGACCGGGCGGTACTGCGAGGAGTGCGGGTACGACTACGACCTCTCCTCGCCGTCCCGCCGGCAGAGCCCGCCCGCCGCGGCCGCACCGGCCGGGTACGGCTACCCGCCGCCCGCGCCCTCCCCCTCCCCGTACCAGCCGCCGACCCCGGCGCCTGCGCCCACGCCCGCTCCGTACCAGCCGCCGGTGCCGCCGCCACCGCCCGCGGAGCCTTCGCCGTTCCGGCCCCCGACGCCCGCTCCCGGGCCGTTCGAGCCCTCCTCCTCGTTCGAGGGTGGCTCGCCGTTCGAGAAGGCCCGGCCCTACGAGAACGCGGCCCCGTTCGAGAAGGCCCGCCCGTTCGAGCAGGCGCCGGCGTTCCCCGAGCCCGACGGCTACGAGCGGACCGGCCCGGTGTATGCGCAGCCCGGCCCGAACGCCCCGGGTGACGAGTTCGGGACGTCGTTCCGGCTGGCGCCCCCCGCGGGTGCCCCGGCCGGGCCCCCGGCGCCGCCCGCCCGCGCCACCTGGATGGCCGTGGTCAGCGCCGACCGCGACTACTTCACCGACATGATGGCGCGCAGCGGCCCCGAGGCCGCCGGGCTGTTCTTCCCGCCGTACTGCCCGGAGCGTCGTATCCCGCTGACCGGCCGCGGCCAGCTGCGGATCGGCCGGCGCAGCCAGCACCGCGGCACCGTGCCGGAGATCGACCTCTCGGTGCCGCCGGAGGACCCGGGAGCCTCGCACCAGCACGCCATGCTGGCCGAACAGGCCGACGGCAGCTGGGTGCTGGTCGACCAGGACTCCACCAACGGCACCACCGTCAACGGCGGCGCCGACCCGGTGCCCCCGCACACGGCGATCCCGCTGAACGACGGCGACCGGATCCACATCGGCGCCTGGACCACCATCACCCTGCACCGCTCCTGA